A genomic window from Pontibacillus halophilus JSM 076056 = DSM 19796 includes:
- a CDS encoding fatty acid--CoA ligase family protein codes for MNISDQLSKTASLHPTKPAYIFQDKETSYMELDMSVTKFASGLESLGLTKGDHIALVAGNSPHYIIGLYGALRLGLTVIPVNPIYTADELTYILNNADVKAVITMDLLMEKFDAMDAALTGVMHYIVGETGQQGMNVKGEVRSKMKTFTDVVAASEDSFKRPELQKEDLAVILYTSGTTGKPKGAMLTHRNIFSNAKDVADYLQMQEEDRTIAALPMFHVFCLTVSLNAPLMNGGTVIIVPKFSPQEVFRIGRELNPTIFAGVPTMYNYLIQTNNGNEGDFETIRLCISGGASMPVALLEAFEQTFNVVVSEGYGLSEAAPVTCFNPTDRPRKAGSIGQSIWNVENRVVDEFGETVPVGEVGELSVRGPNVMEGYYKLPEETAVTIKDGWLYTGDMARMDEDGYFYIVDRKKDMILVGGYNVYPREVEEVLYAHPNVTEVAVVGIPDPNTGEAVHAFVVTSEETNEDELLQYCAEHLAKYKVPVSLDYLEELPKNTTGKILRKNLRSRVNQA; via the coding sequence ATGAACATTAGCGATCAGCTGTCCAAAACGGCATCGCTCCATCCAACTAAGCCGGCTTATATCTTTCAGGATAAAGAGACGAGCTATATGGAATTGGACATGTCCGTAACGAAGTTTGCTTCTGGACTCGAGTCGCTAGGTCTTACAAAGGGGGATCACATTGCGCTTGTGGCTGGCAATAGCCCGCATTACATTATCGGGCTTTACGGTGCGTTACGATTAGGTCTGACGGTTATACCAGTCAACCCAATTTATACGGCCGATGAGCTAACGTATATTCTAAACAACGCAGATGTGAAAGCAGTCATCACGATGGACCTACTGATGGAGAAATTCGATGCGATGGACGCAGCATTAACGGGGGTTATGCATTACATCGTAGGAGAAACAGGTCAACAAGGGATGAATGTGAAAGGTGAAGTACGAAGTAAAATGAAAACGTTTACAGATGTTGTGGCTGCCAGTGAGGACTCATTTAAGCGCCCAGAGCTTCAGAAGGAAGACTTGGCTGTCATTCTGTACACGTCTGGGACGACTGGAAAGCCAAAAGGTGCCATGCTCACGCACCGCAACATTTTCTCCAATGCGAAAGATGTTGCCGATTATTTACAAATGCAAGAAGAGGATCGTACGATTGCCGCTTTACCAATGTTCCATGTGTTTTGTTTAACTGTTTCATTGAATGCACCGTTAATGAACGGGGGGACGGTCATCATCGTACCGAAATTCTCACCTCAAGAAGTGTTTCGGATAGGGAGGGAACTTAACCCAACCATCTTTGCTGGCGTTCCGACAATGTACAATTATTTAATCCAAACGAACAATGGGAATGAGGGAGACTTCGAAACGATTCGCCTGTGCATATCAGGTGGCGCATCTATGCCAGTGGCACTGTTAGAAGCATTCGAACAGACGTTTAACGTTGTGGTGTCTGAAGGGTATGGTCTTTCTGAAGCCGCTCCTGTCACATGTTTCAATCCAACGGACCGTCCTCGTAAGGCAGGATCTATTGGACAAAGTATTTGGAATGTTGAGAACCGTGTTGTTGACGAGTTTGGAGAAACGGTTCCAGTGGGTGAAGTTGGTGAACTTTCGGTACGTGGTCCGAATGTGATGGAAGGCTATTACAAGCTCCCTGAAGAAACTGCCGTAACAATTAAAGATGGATGGCTCTATACAGGCGATATGGCGCGTATGGACGAAGATGGCTACTTCTACATAGTAGACCGAAAGAAAGATATGATCCTCGTAGGTGGGTACAATGTGTACCCAAGGGAGGTTGAAGAAGTGCTGTACGCCCATCCGAATGTGACAGAAGTCGCAGTGGTCGGCATACCAGACCCGAATACAGGAGAAGCCGTTCATGCGTTTGTAGTCACATCTGAGGAAACGAACGAGGATGAACTGC
- a CDS encoding lipoate--protein ligase: MLLFVDHEGIHDPRINLAIEEYVLKNLPIDNNNTYLLFYINEPSIIIGKNQNTIEEINTDYVEDNGIHVVRRLSGGGAVYHDLGNLNFSFLTKDDGNSFHDFAKFTKPVTDALKKLGVTAELSGRNDIVLEDGRKISGNAQFSTKGRMFSHGTLMFDSEIENVVSALKVKSEKIRSKGIKSIRSRVANVSEYLDEKISMQEFKELILRYIFDVESVEDVPQYKLSESDWKEVYRLSEERYQTWEWNYGKSPSSNIQHSHRFDAGTVDVRLDVKKGEIQNAKIYGDFFGVGDVKDIEDRLIGARYDRSAIADAISDLDISHYLGKITRDEFLQLIY, encoded by the coding sequence ATGCTATTATTCGTCGATCATGAGGGGATTCATGATCCACGCATTAACCTTGCCATTGAGGAATACGTGTTGAAGAATCTCCCAATTGATAATAATAATACATATCTCCTCTTCTATATAAATGAGCCTTCCATCATTATTGGGAAGAACCAGAACACGATAGAGGAGATCAATACAGATTATGTTGAGGACAACGGCATTCACGTTGTTCGTCGTCTCTCTGGTGGAGGAGCTGTCTACCACGACCTTGGAAACTTGAACTTTAGCTTTCTAACGAAGGATGATGGGAATAGCTTTCATGACTTCGCTAAGTTCACAAAGCCCGTAACCGATGCGTTGAAGAAGCTTGGTGTGACAGCTGAACTTTCAGGTCGTAACGACATTGTGCTTGAAGATGGGCGTAAGATTTCCGGGAATGCGCAATTCTCTACAAAGGGACGTATGTTTAGCCATGGGACGCTAATGTTCGACTCTGAAATTGAGAACGTTGTCTCCGCATTGAAAGTAAAATCGGAGAAAATCCGCTCCAAAGGAATCAAGTCCATTCGCAGTCGTGTGGCGAACGTGTCTGAATATCTAGATGAGAAGATTTCCATGCAGGAGTTCAAGGAACTGATCCTTCGCTATATCTTTGATGTTGAATCTGTAGAAGATGTACCACAGTACAAGCTTTCAGAGAGCGATTGGAAGGAAGTCTATCGTCTGTCTGAAGAACGCTATCAAACGTGGGAATGGAACTACGGAAAGTCTCCATCCTCAAACATTCAGCACTCCCATCGCTTTGATGCAGGTACGGTGGATGTGCGTCTTGATGTGAAGAAGGGTGAAATCCAAAATGCTAAGATTTACGGAGATTTCTTCGGCGTTGGGGATGTGAAGGATATTGAAGACCGTCTAATTGGTGCCCGCTATGATCGAAGCGCAATTGCTGACGCCATTTCAGATCTCGATATCTCTCACTACCTAGGTAAAATTACACGAGATGAGTTCTTACAGCTTATCTATTAA